One Thermococcus sp. M36 genomic window, GTCGTCATAGAATTTACCCTCGCGGACGTTGCGAAGCTGGTAACAGAAGAGGTCTCCATTCCGACCATCGGCATCGGGGCCGGGCCATACGTGGACGGACAGGTTCTGGTCTGGCACGACCTCCTCGGGATTTACGAGAACGTCCCGCCCTTCGTCAAGAAGTACGCTGACATAGGTGGGATGATCCGCCTCGCCCTCGAGAACTACCGTGAAGAGGTCAAGAACGGCTCTTTCCCTGCAAAGGAGCACTACTGGGAATTCCTCGATAAGGACGACTTCAGGAAAAAGGCCCGGAAGGTTCTTGAGAGGCTGGAGGATGAGTGAATGCTGAAAGGTAAGAGGATAACTGTCATAATTCCAGCATACAACGAGGCAAAACGAATCGGGAAAGTCCTTGAGAGGATTCCAGAGTTCGTGGATGAAGTAATCGTTGTGGACGATGGGAGCAGCGACAGCACCTATAGGGTGGCCGTGGAATACAGCAAAAAAGACCCCAGGATTAAAGCGCTGAGACTCGAGAAGAACAGCGGAAAAGGAGCAGCCATGAGGGCAGGCGTGAAGGAAGCTACTGGAGAGATCATAGTTTTCATGGACGCCGACGGCCAGCACAAACCTGAGGAGATAATCAAGCTCGTTGAGCCGGTAGTCAGCGGCGAGGCGGACATGGTCATAGGTGCCAGGAAGGTCGAGGAGGCCGGAAAAAGGCCCCTCCACAGGCGCCTTAGCAACATAATCACGACCCGCTTGATCAGGTTCAAGCTTGGCATGTACATCTACGACACTCAGAGCGGTTTCAGAGCCTTCAGGCGCGAGTTCCTCCCCGGGATAGAAAGCGACCGATACGAGGTCGAAACGGAGATGCTCTTCAAGGCCGCAAAGATGGGGGCTAGGATAAAGGAAGTGCCCGTTAGTATGATATACGACCCCTCTAGGGAGGGACGCTTCGGCATCAGGGATGTTTTCAGATTTCTTAGGGTGTACCTCGGGTTCTGAGCTCGCTCTTTACCTTTACTGCACCCAGCGTTCCGAGGGTTATGAGGATAAATCCGAGGGCATGGTGGACGGTCAGTGTCTCCCCCATGAGAACGCCCAGCCCTATGGCAACTGCCGGGGCCGGGGTTATTATTGCGGTGGCCTTGGAGAGGTTTATGCGCTTTATTGAAGCGTACCACACAAGCTGGCCGAATGCGATAACTATGCCCTCGGCCACGACGAATATAGACAGCTCAAGCCCCGTGGCGACAGCAAGCGGGAGGAGAAGCAGGAACCCAAAAGTGTTCCTGAGTGCAGCTATCAGGGACGGGCTGTATGGCAGCCTTTTGGCTATGACATGCCCAATCTGCCAGAACAGGGGCACGAGGAGAAGGAGCAGGTCGCCTAGATGCGGCTCTATCGCTTGACCCTGCGTTATGACGATGACGAGTCCGAACAGGATTACGGATGAATAAGCGACAAGCCGTTTTGTTATTCTCTCTCCTAAGAAGAACCATGAAAGAAAGAATGACCACAGAACCTCGCTCCTCGTTATCAGGGCGGCGTTAATGGCGGTGCTCATCCTGGCGCCGAGGGAGTACGCAAGGTACGCCAGGGCAGTGCCGAAAAACCCCATGAAAAATGCCGTTTTGATGCTCTCGGAGCTGTGCCTGAGCTCATCGAGGCCGCCCTCCGAAAGAACGGCGGCCCACAGAAAGAGAGATGCAACCATTGCGGAGAGGGCGGCAAAACTGATCGGGTTTGAGGGGTTGGACTTGATGACCACTGGTTCGATCCCGTAGATGATAGCCCCCACCAGTGCCAGCATTCCCCCGAGAAACTCCCTATCCATGGTCGTTATTCAGAAGAACAGCCTTAAATCCCTATCGGGAATTCAGAAGTGTGGAGCCGGGACCGGGATTTGAACCCGGGACCTGCGGATTACGAGTCCGCCGCCCTGCCGAGCTAGGCTACCCCGGCACCCGATGTTAAGGTTTCAGGGGAGTTTATAAGCTTTACTCACGGGTTCTGTAGGATGCCCGTCACGAGTTCGTGCCACCTCTCGGGGTCAACCGCAACTATCAGGACAAGGATAGCCAGGAGGAGGTTAAAGACAGTGATCCGCCTCAGAGACCGGACCTCGATGCCGTACAGTACCTCCGGGATGTCCGTGTGCCTCCCCTCCGTGAACCGGGAGACGGCGATGCCGAGCAGGAATCCTGTTACCACATCGTAGATCCAGTGGTGACCCAGGAGGACGGTGGCAAATGGTATCATTGTGTTCATCCCTATCAGAGCTCTTCCGCTTGGGCTTTTTCTGTACTTCCAGAGGGTTATTATGTGTATGGCCACAAAAGTGTTGTGAAGGGACGGCAGAACGAACTCCTGCCTGGTCAGCAGGG contains:
- a CDS encoding DMT family transporter is translated as MDREFLGGMLALVGAIIYGIEPVVIKSNPSNPISFAALSAMVASLFLWAAVLSEGGLDELRHSSESIKTAFFMGFFGTALAYLAYSLGARMSTAINAALITRSEVLWSFFLSWFFLGERITKRLVAYSSVILFGLVIVITQGQAIEPHLGDLLLLLVPLFWQIGHVIAKRLPYSPSLIAALRNTFGFLLLLPLAVATGLELSIFVVAEGIVIAFGQLVWYASIKRINLSKATAIITPAPAVAIGLGVLMGETLTVHHALGFILITLGTLGAVKVKSELRTRGTP
- a CDS encoding glycosyltransferase family 2 protein, with product MLKGKRITVIIPAYNEAKRIGKVLERIPEFVDEVIVVDDGSSDSTYRVAVEYSKKDPRIKALRLEKNSGKGAAMRAGVKEATGEIIVFMDADGQHKPEEIIKLVEPVVSGEADMVIGARKVEEAGKRPLHRRLSNIITTRLIRFKLGMYIYDTQSGFRAFRREFLPGIESDRYEVETEMLFKAAKMGARIKEVPVSMIYDPSREGRFGIRDVFRFLRVYLGF